From the Candidatus Poribacteria bacterium genome, one window contains:
- a CDS encoding Gfo/Idh/MocA family oxidoreductase yields MFRLTCSRADVSSSDNTVGHSSVVTSITTFSRVTTPTRLPSPGWWYWISFISSPSSWRGTARKPCWRDHTGMKPATQEPIRSSWRRPARDGLPPVGYSEPVASVRPHRSPAMPTIDLRPEEYQPTPPDRKDYGIGFIGCGGIVRGAHLPAYQRFGYRVVAACDVVESAVKQVQERFGVPRVTTSIDDMLENPEVQIIDLAVHGSQRLPIVEHICARRPRHLLGILSQKPFAMDWAAATRMVELCRQASVPLMVNQQARWAPAHRALKVILDRGVLGHVYCITHFHRSFQDAPGSWFVALKDFNIIDHGIHYIDLCRYYTGLDPLRVKATATMQPGQAAVSPMCHTILMEFAPERQVMAMSHFNNIVRVRGLHRYDWIADGTLGSAMVSGNEMTVCLLDEPERRQTFHIEGSWFPDAFGGSMGELMRALNDGREPMTSGRDNLRSIRIAYAAVESASTGRTVELS; encoded by the coding sequence ATGTTCAGACTCACCTGTTCCCGCGCAGACGTCTCGAGCAGCGACAACACCGTCGGGCACTCATCCGTCGTGACATCGATCACGACGTTCTCGCGAGTGACGACTCCGACCCGCTTGCCTTCACCGGGTTGGTGGTACTGGATCAGTTTCATCTCTAGCCCTTCGTCATGGCGGGGAACCGCACGAAAGCCGTGTTGGCGCGATCATACCGGGATGAAGCCGGCGACTCAAGAACCGATCCGCAGTTCCTGGCGCAGACCGGCGCGTGACGGGTTGCCTCCAGTCGGCTATTCTGAGCCCGTCGCGTCCGTCCGACCCCACAGGAGCCCTGCCATGCCGACCATCGATCTGCGTCCCGAGGAGTACCAACCGACGCCGCCCGACCGCAAAGACTACGGCATCGGGTTCATCGGCTGCGGCGGCATCGTCCGGGGAGCCCACCTTCCCGCCTACCAGCGGTTCGGCTATCGAGTCGTGGCGGCGTGCGACGTCGTCGAATCCGCCGTGAAGCAGGTCCAGGAGCGGTTCGGCGTCCCGCGCGTCACGACCAGCATCGACGACATGCTTGAGAACCCCGAGGTCCAGATCATCGACCTCGCGGTACACGGTTCCCAGCGCCTTCCCATCGTCGAACATATCTGCGCGAGGCGTCCGCGACACCTGTTGGGCATTCTGAGCCAGAAACCATTTGCGATGGACTGGGCGGCTGCGACTCGCATGGTCGAGTTGTGCCGGCAGGCGTCCGTTCCGCTCATGGTGAACCAGCAGGCGCGATGGGCTCCAGCGCACCGAGCTCTGAAGGTCATCCTCGACCGGGGCGTTCTTGGGCATGTCTACTGCATCACGCACTTCCATCGGTCGTTTCAGGACGCGCCGGGCTCCTGGTTCGTGGCTCTCAAAGACTTCAACATCATCGACCACGGCATTCACTACATTGACCTGTGCCGGTACTACACGGGTCTCGATCCACTGCGCGTCAAGGCGACGGCGACGATGCAGCCGGGACAAGCGGCGGTGTCGCCCATGTGCCATACGATCCTGATGGAGTTCGCGCCAGAACGCCAAGTGATGGCGATGAGCCACTTCAACAACATCGTGCGCGTCCGTGGGCTCCATCGGTACGACTGGATCGCGGACGGCACGCTGGGCAGCGCCATGGTCTCCGGCAACGAGATGACGGTCTGTCTGTTAGACGAGCCGGAGCGCCGTCAGACTTTCCACATCGAGGGCAGTTGGTTCCCGGATGCCTTCGGCGGGTCGATGGGCGAGTTGATGCGCGCGCTCAACGACGGCAGAGAACCCATGACCAGCGGACGCGACAACCTGAGGTCGATCCGTATCGCGTACGCCGCCGTGGAGAGTGCGTCAACAGGTCGAACGGTCGAGTTGAGCTAG
- the hisC gene encoding histidinol-phosphate transaminase → MGARGRAGGTRRLRHDPTQEPEPAYLSSKPVQERPTVSARFLRDDLAALQPYHVEPVPHQVKLDANESPFDLPESARNEIAELFAAMPPNRYPDADTVELRGALAERLRLDPGWVAVGNGSDELISYLIQALGRPDCRVLSPEPTFSMYRILSQGHGVEYVGVPLDDRFEIDADALLGALRRDSTNIVFLSYPNNPTGNCWDATIVESLLRREDVLVVSDEAYFEYSGLSFIALLRDHVNLIVLRTFSKAYGIAGLRVGYMAARPEWIGCVNKVRLPYNVNAFSQAAAGILLRHSAAVREQAKRIVAERDRVFAAMVSDSRFEPFRSDANFVLFRVSGGATECFYRLVRGGVLVRCLDRPGALSNCLRVTIGTPEENDRFLGALLARD, encoded by the coding sequence ATTGGCGCACGCGGAAGGGCTGGAGGGACACGCCGCCTCCGCCACGATCCGACGCAGGAACCAGAACCCGCCTACCTGAGCTCAAAGCCCGTGCAAGAACGCCCAACGGTCTCGGCGCGCTTCCTCAGAGACGACCTGGCTGCACTGCAGCCGTACCACGTGGAGCCTGTGCCGCACCAGGTCAAGCTCGATGCCAACGAGAGCCCGTTCGATCTGCCGGAATCAGCTAGAAACGAGATCGCTGAGCTCTTCGCAGCGATGCCGCCGAACCGGTACCCGGACGCGGACACCGTCGAGTTGCGAGGAGCCCTGGCGGAGCGCCTTCGGCTCGATCCCGGTTGGGTCGCAGTCGGCAACGGGTCCGACGAGCTGATCTCCTACCTCATCCAGGCGCTGGGTCGCCCGGACTGCCGCGTGTTGTCGCCGGAACCGACCTTCTCGATGTACCGCATCCTGAGCCAGGGGCATGGCGTCGAGTACGTCGGCGTGCCGCTCGACGACCGGTTCGAGATCGACGCCGACGCGTTGCTCGGAGCGCTCCGAAGGGATAGCACGAACATCGTCTTCCTCAGCTATCCGAACAATCCCACCGGCAACTGCTGGGACGCGACCATCGTCGAGTCGCTGCTGCGCCGCGAGGACGTTCTCGTCGTGTCGGATGAAGCCTACTTCGAGTACTCCGGGCTGAGCTTCATCGCGCTCCTCCGCGACCACGTGAACCTGATCGTCCTTCGGACGTTCTCAAAGGCGTACGGCATCGCGGGTCTGCGGGTCGGCTACATGGCAGCCCGCCCGGAGTGGATCGGCTGCGTCAACAAGGTGCGGTTGCCCTACAACGTGAACGCGTTTTCCCAGGCGGCAGCCGGCATCCTACTGCGACACAGCGCTGCCGTGCGAGAACAGGCAAAGCGCATCGTCGCGGAGCGCGACCGCGTCTTCGCCGCGATGGTGAGTGACAGCCGATTCGAGCCGTTCCGATCCGACGCGAACTTCGTCCTGTTCCGCGTATCCGGCGGGGCGACCGAATGCTTCTATCGACTCGTCCGAGGC
- the hisD gene encoding histidinol dehydrogenase, with product MLPTITFPSPEAERFLARMSQRGGFGDRSLLSSVREIIARVRLDGDDACREFTRMFDSPDAPNELRVSIEDMERAYSHVTDAFLDAVRLAIGNIRSFHEKQLSRSWMMTEPDGSLLGQMVFPLRRVGVYCPPTLFSSLMMNAIPAQVAGVSEIALAAPPQRTGGVHPGMLVTARECGIEEVYACAGVPAIAAMAYGTRSIPRVDKVVGPGGDYVQLAKREVVGIVDIDKLAGPSEVLVIADHTATPAYVAADLISQAEHGARSSAVLVTTSKALAESVCEELRSQVETLPRQEEIRGSFESFGACLVVSDIDAAIGIANEVAPEHVEVLTRDPMPVAVRIRNAGAVFVGESTPEAVGDYVAGPSHVLPTGGTARFYSSLCVADFLKTTNLLAYTPQALDRVTDAIVALAHAEGLEGHAASATIRRRNQNPPT from the coding sequence ATGCTGCCGACCATCACCTTCCCGAGCCCCGAAGCCGAGCGTTTCCTCGCGCGGATGTCCCAGCGTGGCGGATTCGGTGACAGAAGCCTGCTGTCGTCGGTTCGGGAGATCATCGCGCGCGTCCGCTTAGACGGCGACGACGCTTGCCGCGAGTTTACCCGCATGTTCGACTCCCCGGACGCGCCTAATGAGCTACGCGTGTCGATCGAGGACATGGAGCGCGCCTACTCCCACGTCACCGACGCGTTCCTCGACGCCGTGCGGTTGGCAATCGGCAACATACGCTCGTTCCACGAGAAGCAGCTCTCGCGCTCCTGGATGATGACCGAGCCCGACGGTTCCCTGCTCGGACAGATGGTCTTTCCGCTCCGTCGAGTCGGGGTCTACTGCCCCCCGACGCTCTTCTCGTCGTTGATGATGAACGCGATCCCGGCACAGGTCGCCGGCGTCTCGGAGATCGCGCTGGCAGCGCCGCCCCAACGCACTGGGGGGGTGCATCCTGGTATGCTCGTGACGGCGCGCGAGTGCGGCATCGAGGAGGTCTATGCGTGCGCCGGCGTTCCCGCGATCGCCGCCATGGCTTACGGCACGCGCAGCATCCCGCGCGTCGACAAGGTCGTCGGGCCCGGCGGAGACTACGTACAGCTTGCCAAGCGCGAGGTCGTCGGGATCGTCGATATCGACAAGCTGGCGGGTCCCAGCGAAGTCCTCGTGATCGCCGATCACACGGCGACTCCCGCCTATGTCGCAGCCGACCTCATCTCACAGGCGGAGCATGGCGCGCGGTCGTCGGCGGTCCTCGTCACGACATCGAAGGCATTGGCGGAATCGGTCTGCGAGGAACTTCGGTCGCAGGTCGAGACGCTCCCGCGGCAGGAGGAGATACGCGGCTCCTTTGAATCGTTCGGGGCGTGTCTGGTCGTGTCGGATATAGACGCCGCCATCGGGATCGCGAACGAGGTCGCGCCGGAGCACGTCGAGGTGCTCACGCGAGACCCGATGCCCGTCGCCGTGAGGATACGCAACGCGGGGGCGGTCTTCGTCGGCGAGTCCACGCCGGAAGCCGTAGGAGACTATGTCGCAGGTCCGAGCCACGTCCTTCCGACCGGGGGAACCGCGCGGTTCTATTCGTCGCTGTGCGTCGCGGACTTCCTCAAGACGACGAACCTGCTCGCCTACACACCGCAGGCGCTTGACCGTGTGACGGACGCGATCGTAGCATTGGCGCACGCGGAAGGGCTGGAGGGACACGCCGCCTCCGCCACGATCCGACGCAGGAACCAGAACCCGCCTACCTGA